In the Bacillus shivajii genome, one interval contains:
- the mqnC gene encoding cyclic dehypoxanthinyl futalosine synthase has product MSIDHILDRARNGERISVEDAVKLYESDEVEKIGEVANEMMQKWHPEPITTFVIGRNVNYTNLCDTYCRFCAFYRPPGHDEGYTLDDEVIFEKIQETLDVNGTEILMQGGTNPDLPFSYYTNLLKEIKKRFDITMHSFSPAEIYKMVEVSGLSLEEVLTQLHEAGLDSVPGGGAEILDNRTRKRISRLKGTWEEWIDCMKTVKKVGMHGTATMVIGFGETAEERALHLERIRDAQDETECFLAFISWTFQPDNTNMKAEKVTPREYLKNVAISRIFLDNIANFQSSWVTMGAETGKKSLSYGCNDFGSTMMEENVVSAAGATHKVNTNLILRLIREAGKTPAQRDTKYNTLRVFEGESSTDKDFVMQN; this is encoded by the coding sequence ATGAGTATTGATCATATTCTTGACCGTGCACGTAACGGTGAACGTATTTCTGTTGAAGATGCGGTGAAGCTTTACGAGAGTGATGAAGTTGAAAAAATAGGTGAAGTTGCAAATGAAATGATGCAAAAATGGCATCCAGAACCAATTACAACATTTGTTATCGGTAGGAATGTAAACTATACGAACCTTTGTGATACATATTGCCGATTTTGTGCCTTTTACCGTCCACCAGGACATGATGAAGGCTATACATTAGACGATGAGGTCATTTTTGAAAAAATCCAAGAGACACTCGATGTAAATGGTACAGAAATTTTGATGCAAGGTGGAACAAATCCGGACTTGCCGTTTAGCTATTATACGAATTTATTAAAAGAAATTAAAAAGCGTTTTGATATTACGATGCACTCTTTTTCACCAGCAGAGATTTATAAAATGGTCGAAGTTTCAGGACTTTCATTAGAAGAAGTACTGACTCAACTTCATGAAGCAGGTCTTGACTCTGTTCCAGGTGGAGGCGCAGAAATTTTAGATAACCGTACGCGTAAGCGCATTAGCCGCCTAAAAGGAACGTGGGAAGAGTGGATCGACTGCATGAAGACAGTTAAGAAAGTCGGTATGCATGGTACTGCTACGATGGTTATTGGCTTTGGTGAAACGGCCGAAGAGCGTGCGTTGCACTTAGAGCGCATTCGTGACGCTCAAGATGAAACGGAATGTTTCTTAGCGTTTATTAGTTGGACGTTCCAACCAGATAATACAAATATGAAGGCAGAGAAAGTGACGCCAAGAGAGTATTTAAAAAACGTAGCAATTTCTCGTATTTTCTTAGATAATATTGCAAACTTCCAGTCTTCTTGGGTAACGATGGGCGCTGAAACAGGAAAGAAATCTCTTTCTTACGGCTGTAATGACTTCGGAAGTACGATGATGGAAGAAAACGTTGTGTCTGCAGCGGGAGCGACACATAAAGTAAATACGAACCTCATTTTACGTCTTATTCGCGAAGCAGGTAAAACACCTGCCCAACGTGATACGAAATACAACACATTGCGTGTCTTTGAAGGAGAATCTTCAACAGACAAAGACTTTGTCATGCAAAATTAG